From a region of the Zingiber officinale cultivar Zhangliang chromosome 4B, Zo_v1.1, whole genome shotgun sequence genome:
- the LOC121978104 gene encoding BCL-6 corepressor-like protein 1: protein MVSEVPTPTVPIVPTPTVFTVPLAVPLVYPAPPPPVPTAYQAPLASVPTAYAAPAPAAAVAPPPVPPPTVPLAVPTYSATNGTCLSHAAAPGMPPPAYAAVPPVIPALVVPLVPAAFPTHLTDIVVTRAWIPALAESMKSRFTLFRRETDPSLAQS from the coding sequence ATggtttcagaggtacctaccccgACTGTACCTATCGTACccactcctaccgtatttacggtaccactaGCGGTACCGCTGGTATACCCGGCACCACCACCACCAGTGCCTACGGCATACCAGGCACCACTGGCATCGGTGCCCACTGCATACGCGGCACCCGCACCAGCAGCAGCAGTTGCTCCACCTCCGGTACCACCACCCACCGTACCTCTTGCCGTGCCCACCTATAGTGCCACCAATGGCACCTGTCTCAGTCATGCAGCAGCACCAGGGATGCCTCCCCCGGCCTatgcagcggtaccacctgttaTACCAGCTCTAGTGGTTCCGCTAGTTCCTGCAGCCTTCCCTACTCACCTCACTGATATAGTCGTGACACGAGCCTGGATCCCAGCACTGgcagaatcgatgaagagtcgattcacacttttCCGAAGAGAGACTGATCCGAGTTTGGCTCAGTCCTag